The genomic segment ATTTTCACCATTGCTTGGGCAAATCTCTGTCTAAAGAGGGCATTGCTTGATGCAAAACTAGACACAATCCCACGGGTTGATCTATCGAGTCCTAAGTTTTGGTCAATTCTTAGGATTCCTCTTTGACGTCGGATCTCTCCATAGATTGCGTTATCCACGATAAATGGAGTCCTCTGGTCCAAGAAAACTGATGGGTCGTTAGGGGCACGACATGTGTTTCTCAACCTAGCATTCAATGTACGGTCCATTGCAGGGTCGGAAAGCCTCTCCTGGAAGAGACTACAATGTGCAACACCGACGCTGTGGCCACCACCAATGAGTGTAACCATATCGTTCACATCCATACCTTGAGCTGCAAATAACTGGATCGATGCGCCAACCGGTATTGTTGGTCCGGGCAAGTTGACGTCATTGGGGCTTGACCTTAATCCATCACGTCTTCCTGTTGGTACTGAGAACCTTGGTCCACCAGCTAATGCGACCGAGTCTCTGGTGGCTAGAGTTACAATGTCTGCGCATGAGACTGTTCGAGGGCACGCAGCCTCGAGCTGTCTCTTAGCTTCATCAATGACCTCGTATCCTCTCACGCTTGCATTTGGTCCGGTGCTTTTCTCTGATGGCCTTCCGGGTCTTGGGTCGATCAAGAGGGAAGCATCACAACCCTACATAACCATTAAAAACATTAGTTGTCCAATGTTACATCCATAAGATATTAACCATTCCATGATAAatataaacacacaaacacacaaggAGAAGCTTACGAACCCTAACAAAGCAATCATGAAACTGCATACGAAGAAATGCTGCAGTAATGGAACGGTCACGACGGAAACGGTTGGCAACAACATTAGCAACGATAGATTCTGCTCGAGGGCATGAGCGGCCGTAGAACCCAAATCGGAGCTGCGCCAAAGCAGAGGGAgcaagaaaacagaaaaggaaaaacaaagctaTGATTGCCCTCATCTTGTGTGATGAGCTCTTCCTTGTCTCTCCTATGAATGTTACTTCTAAGTTTTGATGATGAAGTTCAAACTACCCTTAAAccatatttatatgtaattttaGGGACAAGACATTTGCAACGAGAATGTTTCAATAAGAATATAAGATGACGTGCATATAGTAAAGGTCCAAATATTGACATTTGACGGGTTAGAGGAATATATTAGGTAGTACCTGTACACTAATAATGTAATGTTTCATTGACAAGAGAATGGTTCCACGCGTCAAAGATTTGGTTATGGCCAACTTGAAATACATTTTGAACAGCTTGCGTTCAATATATTCTGTCTATTTCGAAATGGTACCATTCCTGAGAAGTGCATTTTGTTTAGTGCTCTCTATAGAAAATGCAATTGTCTTTGGGATATACATGTTTTTACAAGAAGctgtaaaaaatgaaaatatacaaaatctgCAAGTATTGTTTCTTTCCTGTGTATGACCTTAATCGTTTTGCTTATGATTACTAGTGACACCGTTATCTATAAACATTGAAATCAAAACTCTCATGTAAAGAAAAATGTACTTCTGAGATGCTTACAGATGACATTCATTTGTGGATCCCGTAGATGTTTGCAGAAAGGTTCTTCGACCAAACAAAGCCCCACTCCTTACTTCATATATTAAGTAAAAGTTTCAACACAAAatagttttaataattattttttaaagtataaattCTTAAAAACTGAATTAGTCATTCTGATTGCtgctgaccaaaaaaaattctctcaaaCAATCACAGAAAAAATtggaaaaggaaacaaaatcatggAACTGTTCTTATTCGACAGTGACCACTGACCAGAAACGTCGTGTAAAACATATCTGAGATCTGAGATtctgaaagagaaaaataaagaagaacaGGCACAACCTAGATTTACATTACACATACATTGGCTCTCTAGAACTTGTTCTTTCCCTTCTCTATTATAAATGAGCCTTTCTCTAATAAACAGCAATGAATTAAAACACAGAAAACGATTCAAAGATTATAATTATTGCTGTAGCCACCAATATCAGTTTGGCCAGAGAGAGACGGCGTGTAAGTTGAAGGACCTGCCAGCTGAGAGTATGCTGTTGGTCTGTACTGCCCCGGCTCTGTACCCAGGTAGCTACTGGAGAGTGGCTCTTGACGGTTGCCCAGCTGAGGAGGATATGCAGGTACATAGCCAGCGTCGATTCTGCCATATCCCCCTGAAACCGAAACTGGTTCCTTGTGATTGCTGATGAACTCCTGCATGCACGTAAACCACAGATACAGTTTTATAGCTCGAAAGCGTAATCTTCGTATAATTACAAGGCCAGTTAACACAGTATTATACATAGATGGATTTTTTCTTACTTGAACTAGTTGCTCAGCAGTTTGTACTTGGGAAGATGTGCCTTTGATTTCCACTGTGATTTGATCAGGATGTGGACTCTCTTGAATGGTTATGGTAGCTCCGCTTCTTCGACGGATGTAGGCTATATTAGCTCCTTCTACACCAATTATATCCTCCGCATAGGAGAACGGTATTTGCATCGTTTGAGATACCTAGTCAATGAAACCAATAATAGAAACGTCATTACTAGTTCTGAAACAACAGCTTAGATGTGATATGATCAAAACCACAGGTAGAAGACTAATCATAACAAGCAAGAATGGTGATACCGCTAAACACTTTGTGGAGATGATGAATCTACCTGTGTAACAAAAGCAGCAGAAACCCGAGCAAGACCAGGAGAGTGTCTGGCGGACAATACAGGATCCTGACTGTACATAGAAACTCCCGAAGGCTGAACACGTGACTCCATTCGAGACTCGCGCNTTCTCTATTATAAATGAGCCTTTCTCTAATAAACAGCAATGAATTAAAACACAGAAAACGATTCAAAGATTATAATTATTGCTGTAGCCACCAATATCAGTTTGGCCAGAGAGAGACGGCGTGTAAGTTGAAGGACCTGCCAGCTGAGAGTATGCTGTTGGTCTGTACTGCCCCGGCTCTGTACCCAGGTAGCTACTGGAGAGTGGCTCTTGACGGTTGCCCAGCTGAGGAGGATATGCAGGTACATAGCCAGTGTCGATTCTGCCATATCCCCCTGAAACCGAAACTGGTTCCTTGTGATTGCTGATGAACTCCTGCATGCACGTAAACCACAGATACAGTTTTATAGCTCGAAAGCGTAATCTTCGTATAATTACAAGGCCAGTTAACACAGTATTATACATAGATGGATTTTTTCTTACTTGAACTAGTTGCTCAGCAGTTTGTACTTGGGAAGATGTGCCTTTGATTTCCACTGTGATTTGATCAGGATGTGGACTCTCTTGAATGGTTATGGTAGCTCCGCTTCTTCGACGGATGTAGGCTATATTAGCTCCTTCTACACCAATTATATCCTCCGCATAGGAGAACGGTATTTGCATCGTTTGAGATACCTAGTCAATGAAACCAATAATAGAAACGTCATTACTAGTTCTGAAACAACAGCTTAGATGTGATATGATCAAAACCACAGGTAGAAGACTAATCATAACAAGCAAGAATGGTGATACCGCTAAACACTTTGTGGAGATGATGAATCTACCTGTGTAACAAAAGCAGCAGAAACCCGAGCAAGACCAGGAGAGTGTCTGGCGGACAATACAGGATCCTGACTGTACATAGAAACTCCCGAAGGCTGAACACGTGACTCCATTCGAGACTCGCGCTCCAGGAACGAAGGTTCCCTCCGTGCTAAGAGGGAGAAATCAGGCTCCATTACATTTGAAGAAATATTATGCAGAGATGACTTGTTGTCAGCTAACGGCTCTTCCTGACGAGTTTGAGAGACTCTAGCCAGAtactaaagataaaaaaaaaacaacaaaagttaCATAATtcggaaagaaaagaaaggagagACAACGCTAAGGAACAAATCGTTTCAGATTAACCAAGTAGCTTACTTGCTTTTCGAAGAGAGGAACAACAGTATGGTCGACTAGAAATTTCCTTAGATGTCCAACAATGGCTTCTAATGCTTTAAGGATTTTCAAAGCTTCACCCTGCAAATCCACTATCCTCTCATCTTGCGCAGCATAAAACGGTGTTTCCTCTGGCAGAAAAGAAAGTACAGATTACATCTCATTATCAAGTATGCTCATATGAACTATACAGCACACACTATCAGAATTAGGAAACAGGAAAAGATGACAGACATAAACTGAAGAAGAACTAACAAAAGAGATCATAGTTGCTAAAATTGAAAATACCTTCTGATAAAATACGAACAGAAGCACCAGAGTGCTCAACAATGGATTTAATCATAGAACCTTGTTTGCCAATTAAATTAATAGCCTGAGTAGATGCAACTAACAAACGCACAGAAGAGAAGACACTCCCAGCGTtttgaacatcatcatcatcattatcatcaggTAACCCTGAAACTCTTCTAAACACCCTCAAGACTGCATCCATTGCAGGTGACATATATGCCTCTGGCTCTTCCTTACCAGTTATTAAAACCtaaaacacataatatttttttcattaaaaccctaaaagtaatCAAATTTGCAAATTAGGAAACCCTAGAGATAGAAACTAGAAAAAATTCCACAAAATTCGAATTAGCTTAAActagaaagagagattgaaagaGATACTAACGATGCGATCAGGAGTGGTAAGAGGACCATCAAGGACTTTGATACGAGCACGAGTCTCCTCACACATCTTCTTGATAAAGTCACCTTTGCGTCCAATGATAGCTCCGACTTTAGTCACCGGAACGATCATACGAAACACGCAATCGCCAGGCCAACCTGGCCATCTCTCCTCCGTGGAATCGGGAGCAGTAGTCTCGGAAACAGCTAAGCTATTTGGCTGGTTCAATTCAGGGAAGGTGCCGGCGTTTTGGTCGAGCAATGTGGTGGCACTGATTCCAGCCGGCATAAGGTTTTCATTCTCAGGGAGGTTTAGGGCACCGTTGTTGTCAACGGAATCTGCGACGGCGGCCATTATACAACcggcaataaaaaaaaaaaaaaagatacgaagaacaagagagagagagagagagagatttaacCTCTCTGTTTATAATACAATCGGTGCTGTCATGGTATACGATGTCGTGTCGGCTCTATTACTTTGGGCTTCCGGTTAGCAGTTTTACTTTTGAACTCTCATTCTAAAGCCCATgagcaatatttttttataccaaTGAAATAACCCTCCAACTCCCCTTACTTAAACCTTTAAATTGTACCTAAGTTTTGTACTTTGAAACTTTAGTACAGAAGTATATGAGATACATGTCtttaaaaggaaaattagaGAATCTTAAGAAATTTGTACAATCATAtgtttcattaattaatttgctgaaaaattattataaatcatGTGAATTaaaacttctttgttttcctcTCTCTATGTATTCTTGTGAATAGTGATCTCTTCAAATCTGGACTTCCACACCAATGAACCTTACGTATTAAATCCAATTATGCAAATTCATATTTCAATGATCGATTGTTTAATACTATTAGCTCCACATCTTGGTTTACAGTCTCATTTAAATTGGATTTTCCAATATCCTTCAGCCCATCAACAAATGCATATAATTAAGCTGATGAAtatggttttaacttttttaagtCACACGGTTATTAATCTACATCAAAAATTTATGTACTAAAATTAAGATACAAGCACTCTTTGTCATATAAATGTACTTGTTTCATTTTACCGTAAATTTGGAGGacttaataattaatatatcttGTCATCATCTGCAATATGAATATGCTATGGCGAAGAAAGAGACGTAACgtaacataaacaaatatcTACTGTCCCGAAGATACTTTTATCTCTCTGCGAGtcacttttgtatttttcattgGGTTCCCTATACTTTCTTTCTTGATaaggtgtaaaaaaaaaaaaggctttctagatttatatatctttttttttttgtcagaaaccttttaaaattcctatatttcaaaaattagaACATTGGACATGCATTTTTAACTCAGAAACTAAAATGAGTCCCCATGGTGCAGAATTGGGATTTTAGGGCAAAACACACACgtaatgtgtatgtatataccGTAATTAATGGTCCCCTCGATACACACGTATGGAAGAAAAGAGCTAGCGTTCACTTGTAGTTTGTAACTATTTGGGTCAATCTTGTACGTACGCACAGTGGCCTAATCGACTCTCAAAGGTCACATGCTTTATGCTTAACATCGTACTTACAAACTGTTGATACATTTATCACATTGAGTTATCCAGTTacatgtaatctttttttttcgttactTTCTAACAATTTCTTACATCTTTAGCAGCACTTCTTTTAATTTATCTCTAACTAATTACATCATTACAAATGTCCACAATCTGTTTATACTCAACAGTCAATACCTATGAAAGATAACATCTACTATAATCTACCGTGACgtcagaaaggaaaaaaaaaagaaggttacATCGATATACCGTCAATAAGCTTTAAACCTcattaatattcttttttatccAAAGGTAAATAACAGTGACACAATACATGTATGTACTGTAGATTTATGGCTAGTTGGCTACTCCTTCGAAAAATGTTATCTGTTTtagattcaaattttttaaaacttctgctttaatttcaaatttttaaatcgAACAGAACCTAGAAATCaatttgaaaaacattttttttgttttaacattacaattaaaaggagaaaaggtgaggaaaagaaaggagaagaagacaggGTCACATGTTGTtgtaataagaaaagaaaagtaataagTAATATAACATAAGAAGATtccaaaatagaaaaacaacTGGGATGGACTTTGGAGACGGTGGGCAGAGTTGGCAGACAGGTTTATCCTCTCTTTTCTCTATAGATGGGATAAAATCTCATCTCTTCTTTCCTCCTTTGTAAGTTATGTTCTCCTCGTATATACTACACATATTCATTGACTGCTAGGCAATATATATTAACTCAAGCTAAAAAAGAAATCTCATCTCTACGTCTTGTCTTGTTAAATACATAAGACTGATGAGACAACAATCTAGTATGTGACAAAGACAAAAATTAGTATAGGGATTAATTGATAGGGCAGGGATATGGTATGAGGAAGTACTGTTCAATTGCAGTACGTAACATCCTAGACTCATATATGACACAAAGTCACAAACAATCGAAATGATCTAAAAACTGTAGAGAATCTAATGATCCCATTGAACGTAATGACGCAAACGTATGATTGCCATCTGCCACATATCACTTCCAAATGGGTCCAATCGTTTCTCACTGCCCAATACCCACGcgactctctttctctcctttgttttgttACTCTCCCCacattttcaatttaaaaatcgGAAAAGATACGTTAGTTACTTCAAAGTTTTCAGACTATCAGTCAgtactactagtactactatATAATATGTCTTGTTTTAGTGGTCGAAGGTTTTAGTCCAATCGCTGAGTTCCCACTTCTTAGGGATGTGTGACACTAACCTTTTTATTCGAAAAGTATATCATATGATATGGATACACGGTGCTTTgagataaactaaaaaaaacttcttattAGTCATATATCTAAAATTCGTACGTGACTATAAATTATTTTCTGATTCCAAATTTGTTAAGCAGCATTCCAATTTGAAGTTTCTGATTGCAAACTTCTTATTAGTCATACATCTAAAATCCGTCtgtattttcttatatttgccATACATATTTTACAGTTCAATGCCAATTTGAAGTTTCCTAGTGTAAAAAAACACCACGTCATCTTAGAAATCGAACACATGCAATGGGATCAAGCCACGTAAACGGATAAGGTGGCATGTTaagttttgtatatatacacGGACATATACAGACGAAAAGTTTTACAGGTGGTCGATTATAATGTTTCCGAAATTTGGAAATGTCTAAAATCCAGTAATAAATTAACGTAATTACTTATCCTACGAAAACATCcgagaagaacaaaaattaaCCTAATTTATTCATGCATTTTTAAATACCTAAATGAATGAAAACTAAATTTTCACTTAGCGTTTCTACAAACATGATTCAAAATTCACAAATATTCATTCGCTTTCTACAAGTGTAGCTCTATACTCTCTCACTTTttcactctatttttttttcacttttttaccTCTCTGTTTTCGCATCAACAAAGTGATGATTTatcacaaatcaaatcaaaacagagcCTCAATTTATTTTGACTATATATAACTTTGGAAAACCCCCAACGGGTctattctctcttttcttacaCCAATCTTGTGACTCCCAATCCAATCTCAGAATCTCTGcccctctctctgtctctctctctctctctcttctctccttgtGGAATTTTTACATCCATGAcctctttctctgtctctcatTAATCTCAAATCTTCTTAGGTTTTTTGTAGGCTTTCCTTTTATAGTagacataaattttgttttctttttcttttgacccTTTTTGCTATATTTAGTAAACAAGATTTTGTCcgaagggtttagggtttaacaGTAGATTTCGTACGATACTCAGAAATCAGAAACGTTTCTTGAATTTAATTTACACTATtctttataaagaaaagaacTTAACAGTGTCTTCCAAAACTAGAGTGATGTCGTCTTGTCTAAGCGGCCCCGCCGCTTACATGGTAAAATCTCCACCGTCACACAACACTCCTTCACCGTCATCTACAATCTCCGAGTCAAACTCTCCTCCGTTCTTGATCTCCACGAGAAGGCCACGAACTCCACGGAAACGTCCTAACCAAACATACGACGAAGCTGCCGCTCTTCTCTCCACCGCTTACCCAAACGTCTTCTCTTCcaagaaatcaaaaactcatACGTTCGGCTCCACTAAATCTCCTCTCAGTGATTACGACGAAGCTTCTCAGTTGCTTCTTCCGTACGAATCCATCGAAGAGTCTGAGTTTCTGTTCAACCCCACGGTTCCAACGAAAGCAGAACACTTCTTGGAGCGTAAAGATGTCAGTTTCAATGACGAGTCAGAGGTGAATGGGTTTGGGATTTTCGATGACTTCGGCACGGAATCGATTCTTGATGAGgaggttgaagaagggatagaTAGCTTTATGGGGAGTATTGAATCCAACCAAGTAGAGAATTGCTACAGAATAGGTCGATTAGAGGAAATTATGAAGAATGCTTGGAATGGAAGGTTTCGATTAGGGCTCGGTTTGAGGAGTTCTCTGAGGGAACACGACGACGACGAGAACTGGTGCAAATTTCCCACTGTGGAATTTGATCAGATCTCGCCGAGAATTCAGaccaccgccgccgccgccgcagcTGATGATGGTGTCGTTGAGAGTAGCAAGAGTAAGACCATTGTTACGACGGCGGagggagacaaaaaaaagaagaagaagaagaagaagaagaagaaggtgactcCGGCGGCGGAGAGCTCCGAAGATCCGTTGCCAAATCTGGAACAGAGAGTGAGTCCGTTGTTGAAGCTCGACTACGATGGGGTTTTAGAGGCTTGGTCGGGTAAGGAGTCGCCCTTCTCCGACGAGTTTCTCGGTTCAGACGCCGCAGGAATCGACCTACATGTACGTTACTTCAATTctttaatctctctttctcgccgcttaaattaactttttaaaattagtctATATTAATTCTTATTTCGGAATCTCCTAAATCCTCTTAAACCATGCCACATGGCACTCAAATTTTGCATCTCAAAAGAGTTTTgtcttttcaacttttttttttttatatatgttttggtaACCAATCGTTAGCCAATCTACATTAGCTAAGATTATCTAAAAAGATGAAGttgaaaaaattatgtttcCAAGTAGGAAGTATGTAGTTGTTTATCAAGTTACTGAGTGAATATGATGTAAGTTGAATGATGTGTGTTTTGGGGACAGGCACGGTTAGGTGAGATAGATTTGTTCGGAGAAAGTGGAATGAGAGAAGCAAGTGTGTTAAGGTataaagaaaagaggaggatTCGACTCTTCTCCAAAAAAATCCGATATCAAGTTCGCAAACTCAACGCCGATCAGCGCCCACGTATGAAGgtatatttctatattatattgtcttgaaatgtaaaaattgaaaacttataTATGTAGAATGAAACTATATAATGTACTGATACATTTGATTTGAGCTAAGGATTGTCATTATAATATTGTGGTTTATTTATCTGACAGGGAAGATTTGTGACAAGGCCCAACGCAAGGAATTTAAGCGGGATACGAGTATAAGAATAAGAGCCTAAAGAACTTGAGCTCTTTGATtctcgttttgttttgtgtctctCTATTCATGTTTAGTTGCTTTGTTTTTTGCAGACTTTGCAAATTCGCCCTCcccattttttgttcttttttttcaactagcccctcttgtttcttttttttgtcataagGGAATGGGGAAGAAATTAgttgattcgaaacagtaaaaATTGAGAATGAATACGTTCAACTTTAGTTTGTCTTTTGGTAGAATTTAATTGCATGATGAGCAGTGCCGTGCCACctatttagtttgaaaatatgtttactctttttattttaaaaattgatgatatttttttttgttattaattcttCTTATTAATACTCTATTTTAAAAGTCCATGGTATTTCAATAGAgtacttttttataaaatgttttggtaaCCAATCGTTAGCCAATCTACATTAGCTAAGATTATCTAAAAAGATGAAGCTGAAAAAATTATGTTTCCAAGTATGAAGTAGCTAGTAGTTAAGTTACTGAGTGAATATGAATATTTGATGTAAGATGAATTAATGATGTGTTTTGGGGACAGACGCGGTTGGGTGAGATAGATTTGTTCGGAGAGAGTGGAATGAGAGAAGCAAGAGTGGAATAAGGAATTAATAGGACTTTTAAAATAGGAATTAATAGAgtattcttaatttttatttgtattaatagagtattatataatgtattagatatttgaaattaaaatgaaaaactacATGAAAGTTGAGaatttgtattataattttatatgaaaggaTATTT from the Camelina sativa cultivar DH55 chromosome 12, Cs, whole genome shotgun sequence genome contains:
- the LOC104717654 gene encoding RNA-binding KH domain-containing protein PEPPER isoform X3; the encoded protein is MAAVADSVDNNGALNLPENENLMPAGISATTLLDQNAGTFPELNQPNSLAVSETTAPDSTEERWPGWPGDCVFRMIVPVTKVGAIIGRKGDFIKKMCEETRARIKVLDGPLTTPDRIVLITGKEEPEAYMSPAMDAVLRVFRRVSGLPDDNDDDDVQNAGSVFSSVRLLVASTQAINLIGKQGSMIKSIVEHSGASVRILSEEETPFYAAQDERIVDLQGEALKILKALEAIVGHLRKFLVDHTVVPLFEKQYLARVSQTRQEEPLADNKSSLHNISSNVMEPDFSLLARREPSFLERESRMESRVQPSGVSMYSQDPVLSARHSPGLARVSAAFVTQVSQTMQIPFSYAEDIIGVEGANIAYIRRRSGATITIQESPHPDQITVEIKGTSSQVQTAEQLVQEFISNHKEPVSVSGGYGRIDAGYVPAYPPQLGNRQEPLSSSYLGTEPGQYRPTAYSQLAGPSTYTPSLSGQTDIGGYSNNYNL
- the LOC104730815 gene encoding protein CHLOROPLAST IMPORT APPARATUS 2-like; translation: MSSCLSGPAAYMVKSPPSHNTPSPSSTISESNSPPFLISTRRPRTPRKRPNQTYDEAAALLSTAYPNVFSSKKSKTHTFGSTKSPLSDYDEASQLLLPYESIEESEFLFNPTVPTKAEHFLERKDVSFNDESEVNGFGIFDDFGTESILDEEVEEGIDSFMGSIESNQVENCYRIGRLEEIMKNAWNGRFRLGLGLRSSLREHDDDENWCKFPTVEFDQISPRIQTTAAAAAADDGVVESSKSKTIVTTAEGDKKKKKKKKKKKKVTPAAESSEDPLPNLEQRVSPLLKLDYDGVLEAWSGKESPFSDEFLGSDAAGIDLHARLGEIDLFGESGMREASVLRYKEKRRIRLFSKKIRYQVRKLNADQRPRMKGRFVTRPNARNLSGIRV
- the LOC104717654 gene encoding RNA-binding KH domain-containing protein PEPPER isoform X2; translation: MAAVADSVDNNGALNLPENENLMPAGISATTLLDQNAGTFPELNQPNSLAVSETTAPDSTEERWPGWPGDCVFRMIVPVTKVGAIIGRKGDFIKKMCEETRARIKVLDGPLTTPDRIVLITGKEEPEAYMSPAMDAVLRVFRRVSGLPDDNDDDDVQNAGSVFSSVRLLVASTQAINLIGKQGSMIKSIVEHSGASVRILSEEETPFYAAQDERIVDLQGEALKILKALEAIVGHLRKFLVDHTVVPLFEKQYLARVSQTRQEEPLADNKSSLHNISSNVMEPDFSLLARREPSFLERESRMESRVQPSGVSMYSQDPVLSARHSPGLARVSAAFVTQVSQTMQIPFSYAEDIIGVEGANIAYIRRRSGATITIQESPHPDQITVEIKGTSSQVQTAEQLVQEFISNHKEPVSVSGGYGRIDAGYVPAYPPQLGNRQEPLSSSYLGTEPGQYRPTAYSQLAGPSTYTPSLSGQTDIGGYSNNYNL
- the LOC104730813 gene encoding peroxidase 44-like, with the protein product MRAIIALFFLFCFLAPSALAQLRFGFYGRSCPRAESIVANVVANRFRRDRSITAAFLRMQFHDCFVRGCDASLLIDPRPGRPSEKSTGPNASVRGYEVIDEAKRQLEAACPRTVSCADIVTLATRDSVALAGGPRFSVPTGRRDGLRSSPNDVNLPGPTIPVGASIQLFAAQGMDVNDMVTLIGGGHSVGVAHCSLFQERLSDPAMDRTLNARLRNTCRAPNDPSVFLDQRTPFIVDNAIYGEIRRQRGILRIDQNLGLDRSTRGIVSSFASSNALFRQRFAQAMVKMGTIRVLTGRSGEIRRNCRVFNNRH
- the LOC104717654 gene encoding RNA-binding KH domain-containing protein PEPPER isoform X1 — its product is MAAVADSVDNNGALNLPENENLMPAGISATTLLDQNAGTFPELNQPNSLAVSETTAPDSTEERWPGWPGDCVFRMIVPVTKVGAIIGRKGDFIKKMCEETRARIKVLDGPLTTPDRIVLITGKEEPEAYMSPAMDAVLRVFRRVSGLPDDNDDDDVQNAGSVFSSVRLLVASTQAINLIGKQGSMIKSIVEHSGASVRILSEEETPFYAAQDERIVDLQGEALKILKALEAIVGHLRKFLVDHTVVPLFEKQYLARVSQTRQEEPLADNKSSLHNISSNVMEPDFSLLARREPSFLERESRMESRVQPSGVSMYSQDPVLSARHSPGLARVSAAFVTQVSQTMQIPFSYAEDIIGVEGANIAYIRRRSGATITIQESPHPDQITVEIKGTSSQVQTAEQLVQEFISNHKEPVSVSGGYGRIDTGYVPAYPPQLGNRQEPLSSSYLGTEPGQYRPTAYSQLAGPSTYTPSLSGQTDIGGYSNNYNL